In the Styela clava chromosome 8, kaStyClav1.hap1.2, whole genome shotgun sequence genome, one interval contains:
- the LOC120329886 gene encoding COP9 signalosome complex subunit 5-like: MSDEKPGTSSEGGAASTKTDQPLNSGSAMALKTWEMQNNMEIVHSVDEIYKYELKQQQEMLNAKPWTKDPHYFKTSKISALALLKMVMHARSGKNLEVMGLMLGKIDGPNMLVMDCFALPVEGTETRVNAQAAAYEYMTAYVDNAKQVGRLENVIGWYHSHPGYGCWLSGIDVDTQMLNQQFQEPFVAIVIDPTRTISAGKVNIGAFRTYPKGYKPPDEGPDEYQTIPLSKIEDFGVHCRQYYSLEITYFKSSLDKRLLESLWNKYWVSTLSSSSLITNREYMTGQIFDLSEKLEQAETQLSRSSSSIYSFDTHDRRTEDKLAKAAKDSKKLTVEAIHGLMSQVIKHQLFNQPKPTLEAAET; the protein is encoded by the exons ATGTCGGACGAAAAACCTGGAACGTCATCAGAAGGGGG AGCTGCATCTACAAAGACAGACCAGCCTTTAAATTCGGGTTCTGCGATGGCTTTGAAGACTTGGGAAATGCAAAACAATATGGAA aTTGTTCACTCAGTCGACGAAATCTACAAATACGAGCTGAAACAGCAACAAGAAATGTTAAATGCAAAACCATGGACAAAGGATCCGCATTATTTTAAAACCAGTAAAATATCTGCACTGGCTTTACTGAAGATGGTCATGCATGCCAGGTCAGGCAAGAATTTGGAG GTTATGGGTCTGATGCTCGGAAAGATAGATGGCCCAAACATGCTCGTGATGGATTGTTTTGCACTTCCTGTTGAGGGCACAGAGACACGGGTCAACGCACAAGCCGCTGCATACGAATACATGACAGCCTATGTTGATAATGCTAAACAG GTTGGCAGACTGGAGAACGTGATCGGTTGGTATCATAGCCATCCAGGTTATGGTTGCTGGCTCTCTGGTATTGATGTTG atacccAGATGTTGAATCAGCAATTCCAAGAACCATTTGTGGCGATAGTGATTGATCCAACACGGACTATCAGTGCTGGGAAAGTTAATATTGGAGCGTTCAGGACATACCCCAAG GGTTACAAACCACCAGATGAAGGCCCTGATGAATATCAAACAATTCCTCTCAGTAAGATTGAAGATTTTGGAGTTCATTGCAG GCAATACTACTCTCTCGAGATCACATATTTCAAATCGTCATTGGATAAAAGATTGCTGGAAAGTTTGTGGAATAAATACTGGGTTTCTACGCTGAGCAGCTCAAGTTTGATTACA AACAGGGAATACATGACTgggcaaatatttgatttatctGAGAAGTTGGAACAAGCGGAAACGCAGTTGTCACGCTCCAGTAGTTCTATTTACTCTTTTGATACGCATGACCGAAGAACAGAAGATAAACTTGCAAAAGCTGCAAAGGACAG caaaaaattaaCTGTGGAAGCAATTCATGGACTGATGTCACAAGTAATAAAGCACCAATTGTTTAATCAACCGAAACCGACACTAGAGGCAGCAGAGACATGA